The DNA segment GACGTTGACCAGTATTCTACCGCCCAAGCCATACAAGTCAGTGTGGAGACGTAAACAGAATAACTGCATGTAATATACAGCATGACCTAACCACATGTCTAACCACCGTGGTGTGTTCTGCAGTGATGTGGGTGTAGGCCAGTCCCAGGACGACAGCATCGTCGGAATGAAGCAGTCGAAACAGATACCTCCTGCTCTTCCAGTCAGTGGAAACTTATCATCCAGTAACCCTGACTTGCTGCAGTCTCATCATCGTATACTCGACTTCAACAACCAGCCAGGTAGTGAGATGTTAAGCAGTATAacatcaccaaaaaaaataataagttcCAAATGTACATTTCAGGagtttttcaaaatattttgcaAACTTTCCTCTTTTCAGAGCCGGTCCCTAACAGTGAGTACATCATTTTGAGTGGTTACGTTTTTGATCGTCTCTAAACGGTCCATAATCGTTCTCTCGTCTTTCCACGATTTTCCTGTTCCGGGGGTTTGATTCgctttgattgatttgattccCTGTAATTTCTTCCTGGCAAACCTGGTAGTGTTTGGTGTCGGGATGCCAAAGAATGCTTGTGGTATTAATGATCAGTCTGTCGTGTCGCTAGCGCATAACGGTAATCTCTCGCTTTTTTGCAAACGGTCTCTTTTTTGCTTTCTGTACCGTTGCTTTAATCTTAACACTGCGCACGCTAATGCTGTATTTGGTTGTTTGCACTTCAGCTTAGTGACCCATTAATCTGGTTAAATCAACCATGACTCATACAATTCACTCAGGACTCGGTGCCTTTGCTTGATCAGGGCAGTGTTGGGATCAAATCAACTCAAGATTCCAGAGtgaaatttttcattttatttgcttttggtgTGGTTGTAATGAAcggggatgatgatgatgatgatgatgatggggtgGAACACATCGGTCCCTGCGTTCAATTTAAATAACCTGTTCGAAAAAGGTCATTTTGTTTGCCATATGCTTGTCCTCAGACATGTCGGACCAGGTGCTGCGTGTCTTCAAGGCCGATCAGCAGAGCCGTTACATCATGATCAGCAAGGACACTACGGCCAAGGAAGTCGTGGCTCAGGCCATCAGGGAGTTTGCTCTGACCGCCGCCGCCGAAGCGTATTCACTGTGCGAAGTGTCAGTGACACCCGAGTGCGTCATCAAGCAGCGGCGGCTTCCTGAACAGCTCTCCAAACTGGCCGACAGGATCCAGCTCAGTGGCAGGTATGACCTCAGATTAATCACAAGTAGAATTTTaagtgacagtgacgtgacttacggctaagtacggtgacagttcgttctctgcgtttaacccatccaaagtgcacacacacacggaacagTGGGCACCCATTTACGCTGTGgagcccggggagcagttggggcaattcggtgccttgctcaacttcacctcagtcgtggccggcccgagactcgaacccacaaccttagggttaggagtcagactctctaaccattaggccacgacttcacCATAccagttacatttacataactatagcactattcggacgggattagttttacgtggggacgtggagtaatgcaattttacctcaggacgtctgtaatattaattggccgattcgcacgggacaagacatctcagtaataCTAGCAGAAGTgtgaggggtaactcgctttacacaccacagtaacctccttgtcgtcatgtgcgtatgacgttgcttcctgttagcACGTGTTAgcacctgaggtcatttttccggacctttttacagaaggcaaaagtcgccgtaatctttactgacatcgtccgtaatgattaccgagatggcgcattcggacgggactaaaatcacagagaagctctggtaataattactttaccccccacgtccccacgtagaactaatcccatccgaatagtgcttaagttATTGACACTGGTTtgccagaaggtgttgattaattttctaacaGCAGTTTGGAcagcattgccggcagtaactCGTATCGCaggtttatatttgtgttaaatAGTCCCTCGTggtttctgtagtaacagttAATTTACAGGTTAATGGATTCCTGGAATAAGAAATGTGTAATTGTTTATACGGTAAAGTTCAGTAATATGACAAGCATTTATTTGTCTTATCCACTTTGAGAGAGATGAGCTGAAAGGTAAATCTTTCATGGGAACTGACTTGTTTTGTCAAAGATTCCCAtacactatatatttttatattagatattatatagtgtatatatatatactatatgctATACATTAAATACTATAAACGTCTCATGTAATGTACaatgtgtttaatatattttttttaatgttagcgTTAACGTTAATACAGATTTCTGTGGTATTTAAGGAATAATAAACTTTGGAATAATCTGTTATACAACAATTATTAATATACTCAGACTTACGTCATTCATACatctaagcaattgagggttaagggccttcagCAGGGGcccaggattcaaactcatCCACTTTCATTACTTAAAACTTAAATCAGTTAAAACGTTTAATTTTAAAGGTAgttatcttttaaaataaaatgttttggagTGAAAATGCATAATGCATCACGCATAAGTACACGTGATGATGCTTTATCAAGAAACACACCGAATCCTGTAATCATGCACCTCTACCTCCAACTCTGAAGGTACTACCTAAAAAGCAACATGGAGACGGAGACATTGTGCTCGGATGAGGACGCGCAAGAGCTTTTGAGGGAGAGTCAAATCAGCCTGCTGCAGTTAAGCACGGTGGAAGTGGCCACGCAGCTCTCCATGCGTGCCTTCGAGCTCTTCTGTGCCATCGAACCCACCGAGTACATCGATGACCTCTTCAAGCTGCGGTCACGCTCCTCCGGACCTTCCAGTCTCAAGCTTTTTGAAGAGTCCATAAACCGCGAGACCTTCTGGGTGGCCACTGAGGTGCTGAGAGAACCCAACCAGCTGAAGCGCATGAAGATCATCAAGCATTTTATCAAGATCGCTCTGCACTGCCGCGAGTGCAAAAACTTCAACTCTATGTTTGCCATCATCAGGTGAGAAAAGAAGGATGGACGCTTGCTCagttcccaaaaaaaaaaaaaatcattaccaGCTCTTATAAGTGTTCGATGTCACAATAAATCAACTATTCGTTTTTTTCAGTGGTCTTAATCTGGCCCCCGTATCCAGAATGCGAGGAACTTGGGAGAAACTTCCAAGCAAGTACGAGAAGTTGTTTAGTGATCTGCAGGACCTGTTTGACCCGTCCAGAAACATGGCCAAATACCGAAATGTTCTCAACAGCCAGAACCTACAGCCCCCAATCATCCCACTCTTCCCAGTTATCAAAAAAGATCTCACCTTTCTCCATGAGGGTAAGACAGAAACGATTTACAATCCTCTCACTCAGTGACACTCGGTTATAAATTTGTGTCAAGACACACAAAATGACCAAATGAGCAAAAGTTCCAATAATACAGCTTCCTGTTTCACGCCCTCTCGCTTCTATTCAGGCAATGATTCAAAAGTGGACGGACTGGTGAATTTTGAGAAGCTACGTATGATCGCTAAAGAGATCAGACATGTGGGTCGGATGGCGGCCGTCAACATGGACCCTGCCCTCATGTTCCGCACCAGGTGGGTGTGTTTGTTCAAACCTGCGTCATGACAGACGTGTCCGGTCGTGTCCTCACTTTGAGGCTGCACTTCACTAAAGAGCTTCCTGTGCACTTTGAGCAcacctgtatgtatgtatgtatgctgGATGTAGAGcgtcacgcattcacacacaggcTTCCACACAgggttctgattggctgctgatgtttctgtacgtgtgtgtgtttgttgttgtatCATGCCGTAATAAATGTGTCTTCGTAGGCCTCTGGTTCTGCTCACCTTGGTACTCTTTCTTGTCTTCTTGTCATCTAAGCATATCTCCCTCttttcttccctctctctctctctctcttggtttatctatttctctctactctactctactctactctgccCCCCCACATCAATGTTCATGGATGTCCCTTACAGGAAGAAGAAGTGGAGGAGTTTGGGGTAAGTCTGGTGACCTTTTTGATGACCCCTTGGCCCCATGCCTCCTTTCTCTCACGCACTCCTCCCTTCTCATCTTTTAATTTCACTTGCTTCCTCACCGTTTCCTTTTgttcatatatatacagttatatatatatatatatttttggtcCTTTTGTTCGACCGTGCCTCCTGCTCTGACGAAGTCTTCCTAGAGTGTGATGCAGTCACTTTTGCTCATCTGGGTCATTGAAATAAACTCACACTTACTTTAAACAACTAATTCGACAAAAACATGACTCCGCCATTCTGCATGATTATACCGGCTCattctttttccatttattcCAGAATAATGATGTGATCCACGTCAGCAAAAGTGATGTGTTCTAACACGTTTAACCTCCAGCTGCACTACACACCAGGGCCGCATGTTTTACCGGGTTTTGTTTTCAGTTCTGTGCaagtttgttggtttgttttgatttcacaatgtatatataggtatatatgatCAGTAACCAGATAAAGTAGAGCTTCCGTACAATAGGAGTTAGAACGGTTTTGTTTTTGGTGTAATAACATTTGTTACAATAACCATGGGTGGGTGGGACATGCAGCTTTCTTTTGGACTGACAAGCCTTGAAGCCACGCCTTCTTCGGTCGGACTTACGAGCACAGAGACCATGCTTCCCTTGATAAGACTGACGGGCAAAGAGAACAATCCTGGTTTATTTGGACTGACAAACAAAGAGTAGACATCTTTTAAATGAATGACaagtacagaggccacgcctcattTATTATGATTGACAGGCACAGATGACACACCTCCTTCGGTACATCTGATAGACAGGGGCCACACCTCTTTTGCAGAGACTGAAGGCATAAGAAGTTTGACTGTTTACTGAAATCTTTTCAGTTACCATCTATTACCCTAATCTCACCCCATTCagtctgaattaaaaaaataattaaacaattaaaaagaaCTCATCCGCTTCTTATTCCTTTTGCCTGATTGGCTGAGATGCAAAATGCATGGAATGTTCTAAGAATGCAAGGAATGTGACTTtctgcatgtctgtgtatgAGAGCAGTATGGACTAAATACCCCCCCACAGCCATTCTCacttctgtgagtgtgtgtgtgtgtgtgtgtgtgggtgtgtaggtCACTGAGCCAGGGCAGCGCCAACGCAGCCGTTCTGGATGTGACCCAGACGGGCGGGCATAAAAAGCGTGTCAGGCGGAGTTCCTTCCTCAACGCCAAGAAGCTGTACGAGGACGCACAAATGGCACGCAAGGTCAAGCAGTACCTGTCTAACCTCACACTGGAGACCAACGAGGAGAGCCTGCAGACTCTGTCTGTACAGTGCGAACCCTCCATAAGTACACGTGAGCCtccatttttatattaaaactatGACCACTTGGACATACAGTCACCTGTTCATCTGTGTCAGCTTGTTAGGCCACTCTTCCTAACCTCTTGTCCCTCTCTCAGTGCCTAAGAGCTCAGGGGACAGGAAGAGGCCGGACACCTCCCCTGTGGTAGCAAGAGCCGCTCTGCACCCACGCCAGCAGCTTCAGAAATCCAACCAGGCTTTGCAGGTTCCCACCGTCGCCCTCTACCCGTCCCGCAAGAAGGTTCCTGTCAAAGATCTGCCACCGTTTGGTAAGCCTTGCACATGCTTCACATATTGGGTTAATAATCAGAACCTTATTACTTAGAGTATTCAGTTTGAATGGCTGTCTGTTTTTAATTGAAGTAAAGTTTATATAAAGTTAAAGAATCCTTTCTGTCATAAGGGCTATCCTAATCTTGAATAGCTACCAATTTGCTACATAGGCTTCCTACGTAGGGGACAACATCATAATTCCATATAGAACATTAGTTGAGATCCAGCCACATCTCATATTAACATACTGGGGATGTGGCGGCTCAAAGCAAGTTtgaattccaggtccaccatactgccactgctgggcccttcagcaaggctcttaacccttaattgctcggttgtataaaatgatataaaatgtagGTCACTATGGACAAGGGCGCCTGccattgtaaatgtaaatatactggtgaaaaaaaagtatttgttaCACTTTAGTAAAATCATGCAATGGATGAATAATATGTGGCTCAGAATTGAGCCATGAGGTATACCGCAATACACATAGTAACTAAACGACACAAACATATAGGAGAGTATAAATACATATTATGATAACTGTATGATAACTTTCACTACATAATTGTAAAACACAAATTGTAgacataaaattaattaaggGAGAACATGGAATGTATAAAATTTAAGGAATATGTGAACACTGAAATTTGTTAGTTGTATTTTTTGGTTTTTGGAGGCTTCTGCTTTTCCAGGAAATGCATAAAATACAAGCTCAAGATAATATTCCTGTCTAATCAATGTTGTgtacatgagaaaaaaaaatgctaattaatAGTCAGTTTATTTCGACggtttatttttaagaatataACTATGTGTTCTTGTTTATATCGGCCCTTACGATGCATACTGGTAAACCCCTCTGGTGGTCTTGGGTGAAATTGTGGCTGTTATTGATCAGATACTCTGCCCACAGGCACAAATTCTCCGCAGTCTTTAAAGAAGATTCTGTCTCTGTCAGAGGAGGCTGCTGAGAGACACAGGAAGCAGACGGAAGATGCCGTGTCCAGCACTTCGTCTCCTCCTACGTCTCCTCGCAGCTCCCCAAAGAAAGGTAAGACCTATAGTGTCGCCCCTTGGTGGCAGCTCAGTGATATaagcatacacacagacagcacaTGTGCTACTACTGTACCGTGGTAGTCATGGTACTTGTTCTGCATATACTTAGCGCCCCCTGGTGTTCACAAGAACATTACTAGAACATTCTGCCATCTTGTGGCAAAACATCCGTATACAAGATGCTAGAATATTCTAGATTCTTTAAAAGGGATCTTTACTGACCAGGCCGCATGAATGTGAAGAGGAGCTTTACTCGGAGCTAGAGAGAGGCTTAACttgatataatatttatatgaataGAATATGGAATTGAACATTGTTGTACTCTTGGTAACACTGTGATGAAAGTGTGGTTTGAGCAGCATCGTGAGCTCTGGGCGGACATCCTGTATAAGCTCCTGCAGCATTCGGAGATAAGCACGAGATTAAGCCACTGATGAAAGTCGATACTTTATTGATTAGTCTACTTCTGAGCACAATCCTCTTTGGTACCGAGGGACTTTGCTGCTCTTTCTGAATCACCGTCTGGTGAAAGTGCTGCATCATTTTAGCCTTTCACTTTAGattggtgggaaaaaaaaatcacagactgaaaatctctctgtgtttcaggaAATAACAGTGAGAAGATTTTATAGCAGGATTGTTTTGCTTTGTAAGGATATGAAACTCCGGTTACTAATTTGCTGTGCAGGATTAGGAAGAGCGAGTGATAACCTGTCAGACTCGGGCCACAGTGAGATCTCGTCTCGATCCAGCCTGGTCAGCACGTCTTCACTGGACATGGGCCAGGACGAGCGTCGTCTTCGATACGGGCACGGCGTCAGCGACGGGCACGCTGCCGGGCACGGAGGCCACCGACTGGAACGTAGGGCCACAGCTGATCCGGACCAGTACAGTCTCGGGTGAGCACAACACGAAAGAGTTTAATGAGTTGTTCTGTTTGAAAACATTGGGGGAATTTTGGACTTAACGGTTCACATAAATGTTCTCTCTATCAGCTCGTACTCATCGGTGCAGGACTGGCGCGGCATGTACGCCAACACGGCCATGCCGTCCTCCCCGAGTTCAGAGGAGTTAAGTCAGGAGCAGGGCGATCGCGTCTCCTTGGATGCTGCAGACTCAGGACGAGGCAGCTGGACATCCTGCTCTAGCGGCTCACACGACAGCATCCAGGCCATGCAGCAGGGCAGGAGCTGGGAAGCTCTGGCTGAGGGGGCAGGTCTGTGGGCCGGACGGGGCAGCTGGGCGTCAACTTCGTCATGCTCGTCCACATCGGCAGCGTGCTGGGGAGATGAGTCCGAGGGGGACACGGGGACTATCAAGCGGAGGGGGGGTAAAGACGTGGGCACCGATCCTGACACCTGCAGCATCACTTCCACAGGATCAGAGGAGTCTAAACAGCAGAGTCGCCGGCCGTCTCCCATCACCGCCGGCACAACCAAGAGCAGCATGAGTAAGACGCGCACTCGCTTCATCACTTTATTTATGTCATCAAAAAAATGAGTttcatttatagttatattttctataaaaattGACAAATGTAGGTCACACGTCTAAAAAATCTTTCCATCTAAAAAAGTCATTTATCTATATAGACTATTATCCGGCTTTGTCAGGGGGCGTGGCTTAAAGTTTAAAGGTGAAGTTGCATATTAGATGCGATTCGTATTACAACTTAGTATcgtaactttttaaaaaaaatgctattaatACGGACCAATGGTATTAATGAGCCAATTAATCGTTTCTTTGGGAGTGTCTGATTTAAGCTTTGATTCGATGGCAAATATGGacttcacaccattctgtgttttTAGGAAATCCTAAAAATCCTCTCTTCacttaaattttgttttatataataagtTACTCACCACTTGTCTACAACTTATCTCGCAGTACGCAAAGATGGACGATATCGTGATCCACCTCCCACTCCTCCCGGCTACACGGCTCTGTCTATCTCCGAGGTGACGGAGGGGTCGACGCACTCAACCAGGAAGCCTCCGGACTACACCACAGCGCTCCAGCGCTCCCGCCTCATTACGCACTCGCCTAAACCGGGGACGGAGCGTGAGggagaggatgaggaagaggaggtagaggtagaggaGGAGGGTGAGTGCTTATCTCCCAAACTCAGAGATCAGAGGAGGAGAGgtccacacacagcagtgcccCCCAGGCCatgagtcacacacaccaccatggCAGGCAGGTAAAACCAACCAAActtcagctcacacacacacacacacgtttactcactcactcactcacacactcactcactcactcactcactcactcactcacgttcatatttaacaaaaaatctgCACCGCATGCAAGAAAGCACACCCTGTTTACCCTGCCAACCAACCACCAATCACCAACCAGCATGTCACTTAGTGCATGTCAGGCCATGGAGAAGACCTGCCGTGGTGGCAACATTCCTCCCATCActtactcttttttttgtgtgtgtgtatgtgtgtgtatgtgtgtgtgtgtgtgtgtgtgtgtacgtgtacataGTGGGATTTAATCTACACCAAATCTATCTGATAAGAGAAGATCTTTTGTTCATTAGTTTTCTACTACAGCTACAATGCTAACGTTGCTAACACGTACGGGAAGCTCAAGCACTTAAGCACCAATTTtcgaacaatttttttttcgaACTAAACTGGAGGACTTCTTTTACATATTAGCAAcgttagatttttattttcagaaatctGAGACTTTGTCTCTAAATCGCAAAACCTCTCAGATGTTTATGTTTGGCGGAAAGCcgctaatgtgtgtgtttatatgtttacgTTGAGCGGTGTGCGGTTAGCTTCAGAGCTAAGTGTTTATCTCCAGTACTGATTGACTAGAGATAtaagaaattgtgtgtgtgtgtgtgtgtgtgtgtgtgtgtgtgtgtgtgtgtgtgtgtgtgtgtgtgtgtgtgtggaatacgTGCATGTAATTCAAAGCCACTACCAAAAACTGTTTATAGATCATTTATAAACGTATAGGTTTttgcaaacaagcaaaaatcCAGGATGAGATTCCACAGATTCCACAGGGTATATTCTAAAGCCCCTACTAATGCAACTTCCACTATACTACTAGATAAATAGTTCATGGTCTATACCTTCTATCTTTCACCATCATCTCTACTCTGTCTGGAAACTATATTAGTTGACCAAACAGTTGTTGGTTGTGGAATTAGAGATTCGAACcctgctgtttttgtgtgtgttattgtctgaTTTCGGGGGTGGATTCTAACTCGGCTTCTCTTTCGCCCCACAGAGGATGAGCAGGTGTCCGCTGTGTGAACACACGACACTTTCCTTACTGTCCGGCTCTCGCTGCAGTGACTGAAAGCCGCCTGTTAGGCTCGtcaaaggcagacagacagccagagcGACCAATCATCACCTCGATGCCACTGCCTGTCTTTCTCCTGATTGGTGGATTCATCTCCCTTCTCTGCCTTAACGCGTCATGAGGGGTTTTGTCACCCTGCATGCTAAAATACTgtgaagaaaggaagagagtgTTCGAAACAAAAATTACCTTGGCACTTTGGATAAATCGAATTATTTCACTTAaagtagtaaaaaataaaaaaattaaaaaaaaaaaaaaagagagagaagaagaaagaacttGAACCTGGATTGAGATTGAACACAGCGGTGCGACATTCACACGGAGATGAGACTGCCGTTGCCGGTCTCTGATGTTAGATTGATTTCCCCcgttcctctcacacacacacacacacacacacacacacacacacacacacacacacacacacacacacacacacacacgaaccaTTTTTCCTCATCTGCACTTTTTAAGTATGTTTTCTAAGAACAAAATGCACACGATCTTCTCAGACTTTATCATCTCTTCTGAAATGCACACACGGTGAAAATGAGTACGTttaggggagaaaaaaaaacgttcacAAGCTCAAACAGCTACACTTTCGATGGGAATCGGCGATCGTCTGTACAATATGTGACACTGCTGCAGTATTAATTGAGCGTTCGAGGTTGGTAGATGCTGGAGACCTGGAGATACACACAGCAAGGAGGACACGAAGCACGCTGGTGTGACTCTACGTTCTGTTTCATCCGAATCCTGCTTCAATCCCTAGGGTGCGACGTAAACGTAGACATCTCAGACTTGAGGATTTCGTGGTTTTGACATTCTTTAATTGAAAGGAAAAGTTAGACCCAATACTGAGGGCTAAACTCAGCAGGAACCATGATATGTGGTCATGCCAGAGAACTCAGATCTCAGAAACATAATCAGTGGAAGCTAATCCACAGGCCAGGCTTTTGAGATGTTGATGAAAtttatagggtttttttttattcccatcATTATTCCAGATTACCATCCATCGTTGTCACTCGTAGGGCTGTCTCCAAGCTCCGCTGGTGCTCGACTCCAACTAGATCCCTGTAGTtctttacaatattttaatgaTGTGAGGTTATGAAACCTCTGCAGTACCTAACGCCAGGATTCCAAAGGCAACgtttaattaaaaaaccttGTTTTGGAGTTTTATTCCTGCCCCGTTGGACCTGTTTTGTGTCCTCTGTTAAAGGAGGGTTCAGAGTGGATACTGAGCTCCATTGGTTTTTCGGCTGTTTGTAAATTTACATGGATTACATCAGTAGCTTCGTGCAGGAACCCAAAGacattgatttgattttatttatttaatgcttttgttCCCTTACCCAGGGATGGGGGTGCgggtggggggttggggggttaTCTTTGCAAGATGTTTGTCCCATTGCATGCACAAGGCAAGAGCTTTGTTTCAGTCCTGTGTAAATGAAGTAAGTAGAATCGACTTGATCGAGTTCccctgacttgacttgactcgagtcccAGTCATCTCTGTCCCATTTCTATAATTCTGTACAGTTTTTTAGGTCACAGCGTTGCTTGGTGTAGCCGAAGTAATCCGGTGGCAAAGTTTCCTTCTTAATAAATGACACTTTTTGTTCCTGCCTTATTCCACTCTCCTGAGGAGAAAGCGAGAACTTTGTTTCAGGTTCTCTGTAAACAGAGGAACCGTTTGACTCCAGTCTTCACTGGCACTCGACTCAAAACGATCCCGGTTTAGGGTTTTAGTTCTTGCCCCATTCGACTTTGTTAGGAAAGCCAGACCAAATGTTGACAACAAACTCTTCAGCTTGACCTAGTCGCAAGAAATATTTAAACGGTTGTGAAGTTATTTCTTATTAGGCTTCAATTACCTtggaactattttttttttttggcttgttcCATCTCACCCATTTGGAGGTAAATCAAACTGGTGCATGACTCATCCAGCTCAGTCCTATTCCAAAAATTCTTTAAACAATTTGGCGGGTTGTGAGGACATAAGTTTGTTATATCCCATAATAAtcctggcctttttttttttttgcacccaTTCGGAAGGAAGGCAAGAACTTTTTCTCCACTGGTTCTTGACACCATCTCGCTCATTCCTATTTATTGAAATCTTAATAAATGAAGCAAGTTAAAAGGTTACTCTGGTTCCTGGTTATTGTAATCTTGGGGCAAGTATTTTAGAAGGAAAGCCTGAATATCGGTTGATCATCATCCGGTGCTTCGTTTGCATTTTGTAGTGAAGAACGTTGACGATTGACTGTGTTCCCATTGCACTGCAAAGTATCttcatgtttttgtatttttcggAGGTTTATTGGAATTTTATCCTCATTTAgacccttttttcccccaacatCAGTGAAACGCTGTGAGTTGCCTATCAGAGTGGACTAtaggcaaggaaaaaaaaaaaactctggaatTGATccgacactttttttttttttttttttaagaaggaaATCTGTCATTCAAAGTGCTACAAGTCTCCAAAAAAACCAATGTACTGTCAACAGGATATATAAAGAACATACCGTAGGTGACTTG comes from the Tachysurus fulvidraco isolate hzauxx_2018 chromosome 17, HZAU_PFXX_2.0, whole genome shotgun sequence genome and includes:
- the rapgef2b gene encoding rap guanine nucleotide exchange factor 2 isoform X4, which codes for MASYVDNSFRQAVMLNPAERTQQDLEIVYSYLHGMEALSNLREHQLRMMCETVRYERHEANEVLYYPDDMGSCWYILLSGSVFIKESMFLPRSSFGKRSAGSLRRGCECIVLEPSEMIVVDYMDENEEYFQRQASHRQSRRRFRKINQKGERQTIIDTVEPYQAGKPPISRGYHTECVKAQLPADFSRLHLADGIHPQVTHVSSSLSGCSITSDSGSSSLSDIYQATESEPGDMDLSGLPETAVDSEEDDDEEDIERASDPLMSRDIVRDCLEKDPMDRTDDDIEQLLEFMHQLPAFANMTMSVRRELCAVMVFAVVERAGTIVLNDGEELDSWSVILNGSVEVTYPEGRTEILCMGNSFGVSPTMEKEFMKGVMKTKVDDCQFVCIAQQDYCCILNQVEKNMQKVEEEGEIVMVKEHRELDRTGTRKGHIVIKGTTERLTMHLVEEHSVVDPTYIEDFLLTYRTFLSSPMVVGRKLLEWFHDPSLRDKVTRVVLLWVNNHFNDFEGDPEMTHFLEEFENNLEREKMFGHLRLLNIACAAKAKLRVVTLTKPSREAPLAFGLLGGSEKGFRIFIENVEPGSKAAEAGLKRGDQVLEVNGQNFENVQLSKANEILRNNTHLSITVKTNLLVFKELLARPEHDQEPDHDEELDRKNGAPHIPKIGDIKKASRYSIPDLAVDVEQVMGLEKASKKAKANTVGGRNKLKKIFDKTLTSILPPKPYNDVGVGQSQDDSIVGMKQSKQIPPALPVSGNLSSSNPDLLQSHHRILDFNNQPEPVPNNMSDQVLRVFKADQQSRYIMISKDTTAKEVVAQAIREFALTAAAEAYSLCEVSVTPECVIKQRRLPEQLSKLADRIQLSGRYYLKSNMETETLCSDEDAQELLRESQISLLQLSTVEVATQLSMRAFELFCAIEPTEYIDDLFKLRSRSSGPSSLKLFEESINRETFWVATEVLREPNQLKRMKIIKHFIKIALHCRECKNFNSMFAIISGLNLAPVSRMRGTWEKLPSKYEKLFSDLQDLFDPSRNMAKYRNVLNSQNLQPPIIPLFPVIKKDLTFLHEGNDSKVDGLVNFEKLRMIAKEIRHVGRMAAVNMDPALMFRTRSLSQGSANAAVLDVTQTGGHKKRVRRSSFLNAKKLYEDAQMARKVKQYLSNLTLETNEESLQTLSVQCEPSISTLPKSSGDRKRPDTSPVVARAALHPRQQLQKSNQALQVPTVALYPSRKKVPVKDLPPFGTNSPQSLKKILSLSEEAAERHRKQTEDAVSSTSSPPTSPRSSPKKGLGRASDNLSDSGHSEISSRSSLVSTSSLDMGQDERRLRYGHGVSDGHAAGHGGHRLERRATADPDQYSLGSYSSVQDWRGMYANTAMPSSPSSEELSQEQGDRVSLDAADSGRGSWTSCSSGSHDSIQAMQQGRSWEALAEGAGLWAGRGSWASTSSCSSTSAACWGDESEGDTGTIKRRGGKDVGTDPDTCSITSTGSEESKQQSRRPSPITAGTTKSSMIRKDGRYRDPPPTPPGYTALSISEVTEGSTHSTRKPPDYTTALQRSRLITHSPKPGTEREGEDEEEEVEVEEEGECLSPKLRDQRRRGPHTAVPPRP